The following proteins are encoded in a genomic region of Oncorhynchus masou masou isolate Uvic2021 chromosome 32, UVic_Omas_1.1, whole genome shotgun sequence:
- the LOC135526648 gene encoding cysteine-rich and transmembrane domain-containing protein 1-like: MNFEQPPPYQAPGYPQQGYPQQGYPQQGYPQQGYPQQGYPVNMEQPGGFPPQNPGYPAGPGGPPGPYPGQGQAGPYQEGYPGQPQFGWQGGPPPGPMYGEAPKNTVYVVEERRRDDSGDTCLTACWTALCCCCLWDMLT; this comes from the exons ATGAATTTTGAGCAGCCTCCTCCGTACCAGGCCCCTGGTTACCCTCAGCAGGGTTACCCTCAGCAGGGTTACCCTCAGCAGGGTTACCCCCAGCAGGGTTACCCCCAGCAGGGTTACCCCGTAAACATGGAGCAACCTGGAGGATTCCCTCCTCAAAACCCAGGCTACCCTGCTGGTCCCGGGGGACCTCCTGGACCCTATCCCGGCCAGGGACAAGCAGGCCCCTACCAGGAGGGCTACCCTGGACAGCCCCAGTTTGGATGGCAAGGAGGACCACCCCCAGGACCCATGTATGGAGAGGCACCTAAAAACAcag tgtacgtggtggaggagagaaggagagatgattCAGGAGACACGTGTCTGACTGCCTGTTGGACggctctctgctgctgctgcttgtggGACATGCTCAcataa